In the Topomyia yanbarensis strain Yona2022 chromosome 3, ASM3024719v1, whole genome shotgun sequence genome, one interval contains:
- the LOC131687923 gene encoding uncharacterized protein LOC131687923, whose translation MRRVAGNSFCEPVLLDLWASRLPPHAQAAVIVSKGDPIEKATIADAIVESMGLRSINTIGASAPSTPAASAKVATESPPGRIETLQREIAQLTRMINKMFRSNENPRERSRSRSRSKVNKFRDNEPSYEVCWYHSKYGGKARRCRKPCSFGLVTKPSNQQ comes from the coding sequence ATGAGGAGAGTGGCTGGAAATTCGTTTTGTGAACCCGTGCTGCTCGACCTATGGGCCTCCAGACTTCCACCGCATGCCCAAGCTGCCGTGATTGTCTCCAAAGGGGACCCGATAGAAAAAGCTACCATCGCAGATGCCATCGTGGAATCCATGGGCCTTCGCAGCATCAATACCATCGGTGCGAGCGCACCGAGCACACCAGCAGCGTCCGCTAAAGTTGCAACAGAATCGCCTCCTGGCAGAATTGAAACGCTCCAGCGGGAAATCGCTCAACTGACCAGGATGATCAACAAAATGTTCCGCTCAAACGAAAACCCACGGGAGCGATCACGTTCCCGCAGCCGAAGCAAAGTGAATAAATTTCGTGATAATGAACCGTCCTATGAAGTCTGCTGGTACCACTCTAAGTACGGAGGGAAAGCACGACGGTGCCGTAAACCGTGTTCCTTCGGACTAGTAACCAAGCCCAGCAACCAACAATGA